acaaattacttttaattatgttccggccccctgaccatccgctcaataaaaaaaatcggccCATGTGAATGTATTTGACGATCCCTGAACTAGGGGGAGGAGTGCCCCCTGTTGGCCTATCAAGACTTCTGCATTACAACTTTCTCAAGGAGGTGCTACTTTAGAAAAACATTCTGCAAGGTAAATCAACTACCTTACTTCGAAAGAACCTCGTTCATTGTGTTTTTCTACGCTTTCTCGAGGAGGTGCTACTTTAGAATAACATGCTGCAAGGAACATCGTTCATTGTGTTTTTCTACGAGTGCCTACCTAATATACCAACAGTAACATAATAACCAATTTAGCGCAATACTAATGTATCGTTTCCAGGATTGCACCCACCAGTACGCTAGGCGGTGCTAAACCTTGTACTTACAAATCAATGTAGAAGAAGACAAACATCATATTCGAAAGATGGCGGTGATCAAGGAAAAAGATGGGAGACCAGGGAAACAGCCAGGAAAGGAATCTCAGCCGTTGATTATTGCCAAAACTCCAGCAGAGGAGCAGCGCCTGAAATTGGAGAGATTGATGAGAAACCCTGTAAGTGGCTGGGGAGGTTCGGGCCTTTGAGGATATCTTCAAATGGCACATGCTTATCTCCACAGTTAGCCAGGCTAACTAACGACGTTAGCACCAGCGAATATGTGCTTAACGTTACGGTAGATAGAACAGTGTGTGACTATAGCAAGTATTTAGTTAATTTATGAATCTATGAATACTCACGTATGTTTGCAGGATAAACCTGCTCCTATCCCAGACCGACCGAAAGAATGGAACCCCCGGGCTCCTCCGGAGTTTGTGCGGGATGTGATGGGTAAGCCTGCAATTTGGCGGATGAATTTGTGAATTCTCAGGGTTCGGCAAGGGCATGTACGATTCCCTTGTTTTGCAGTCCAATAGTAGAGCGAGCCCTTGCAAGAGAGGCGTATGGACGCATTTTTCAAAAACCCTAAAGCCTAAGCAATATGTTTTAAACCCACTGATGAGATATTTAATGAATCTTCTCCAGGCTCCAGTGCAGGAGCTGGCAGTGGAGAATTCCATGTGTACAGACACCTTCGCAGGCGAGAGTATCAGAGACAGGACTTCCTGGACAAGATGACCGAGAAGGTGGGCATTTTTTATTACGGGCTCCCCAATGACACCCGGCGACATCGTTTCTCATGGGAACCAATTTCTTTCAAGCGGTGGGGGTAACCAATAAAGATTTTAATAATAAAATGTTCTTGCAGCAAAAGATGGATTTGGACTATCTTGACAAGGTGTCAGATAACCAACAGGCAGCTGATGAAAGAACAGCCAAACGCAGGAAGAAAAGGTTGGTGCAGTAATCATGGACccgctaaataaaataaaaatgtatagaGCATACATGGCCTTTATTCTTTGATTCTCTGCTGTAATCTGTATACTTGATGGTTTATGTTACACATATGTATGTGTATTTCAGGGAAAAGCTGAAGCAGAAGAAGCTTATGGCAAAAAAAGCCAAGCAGGATGCCAACAAAGGTGAAGGTAAAAGGAAAAAATGACATTTAAGTGATGGATTTTATTGAAACATGTTCCCCTCAGATGTTCAGAAGTGTGTCGAAGAGCAAGTCCACAACTCGTGTTGCTATGGCCACCCTTACAAAAAAAGAATAGTTTTGAAACTacagtaaaagtgcagtaactgctgtcgactgtggtattttggacacAGTAATTTCAGAATTACGGTAGTAAAAAAACTATTTTGGATGCGgtatttgcagcatactgcaCTGCAGTTATACTACACTCTGACTGCAATATTTTTCGTAAGTGCAGTGCAAGAGCCAAATTGTACTTGCATATTGTGCTACAGAACAGGGCTAGGTTTCCCAATAGCATGGAACTTAAGCCTATGAGTTTTAATGCTGCATTGTTTTTTTTAACAGACAAATGTGTAACGTGTTTCCCAAAACATATtttcattttagtaatttagcagaagctcttatccagagtgacttacgggagcaattagggttaagtgccttgctcaagggcgcaTTGACAGATTTGTCggccttttggttactggcccaatgctcttaactgctaggctagcACGTAGAGAATGCTcactaaagccttgttcacactggcagtttgaagtgactcaaattCTATTTTTGCACATTTAAATCTGATCTTTTTTCCTATAGTCTGAATAGCCAAAGAGCACTTGGAATCAGATATTTCCAGCCAAATTTCAAACCACTCATAAATAAATCTGATTCCTGACCATGCAACTCTTCTGAACAGTCAACTAGGTTGTTAAAACTTTACAAACAAATGAGTGATTTCTCATCAGTTatcgtcacagctgtgtacattccccctcaagcagacaccaatacggccctcaaggaacttcactggactctgtgtaaactggaaaccatataacctgaggctgcattcattgtagctggggattttaacaaagcaaatttgaggacaaggctacctaaattctatcagcatattcaTTGCACTACGCTTGGGTGTAATACATttgatcattgctactctaacttctgcgatgcatataaagccctcccccgccctcccttcggcaaatccgaacacgactccatcttgctcctactgtcttataggcagaaactcaaatagGATGTACCGGTGACTAgcaccattcaacgctggtctgaccaattggaatccacgcttcaagattctTTTGATCACGTGGACCGCGATATGTTCCGGTCAGCCTCAGATAACATTGTCTAACGCTGActcagtgagtgagtttataaagaagtgcattggagatacacaccacggacaaactgaaatggtccaccacacaaagtGTGGTGAAGAAAGCTTAACAGCGtgaatggatcactagtcactttaaacaatgccactttaataatgtttacatatcttacattactcatatcatattttataccatctattgcaccttgcctatgccgcccGGCCAacactcatccatatacttacatgtacatattctcctccatccctttagatttgtgtgtaaaAGGTTGTTGTTGGgcaattgttagattacttgttaatattactgcactgtcagaactagaagcacaagcattttgctacactcgcattaacatctgctaaccatgtgtatgtgaccaataatatttGATGTGCTAGCAAGCTAACcaaccagctagctagctagttgactgttgTGGTAAGACAAAAAGGACTTGATTCAAAACATCTTATTCTTTGAGGCTCTAAAAGTGTTCTTACACTGATTTTTGAACGTTCAAAGCAACTGGGATACTTCCAATGGCAGGCAATGACATCTTAGCTTACCACACAACTTTTGAGTGAGAGGAAGCACTACCACCAATTACCCTATGCCATTGCATACATACCTGCCGTTACCATGACAACTAGCATAGCAATGTCCGCAAATGACTACAGTCTGAACACACAAATCCAATGTCTTTTCTGTTCGGACAGTCAGTATTCCAAAAgggatttgaaaaacaaaactgttttgagcattaaggcctgcagtgtgaacaaggtTTAAGTGTGTTGTTGTATAcagagtgaacaaaacattaggaacaccttcctaatattgagttgcactacATCCCCTTTTGCCCTTAACTGTTGAGCATgataaacccagcagcgttgcagttcttgacactcaaactggtgcgacTGGCACCTACCATGCCCCGTTCAAAGGCGCTTAAATCtattgtcttgcccgttcaccctctgaatggcacccatacacaatccatgtctcaaagcttaaaaatcattttttaacctgtctcctccccttcatctttaacctgtctcctccccttcatctaccctGATTTGAAGGGAATTTAACAGGTGtaatcaataaggaatcatagcggtcacctggtcagtctgtcatggaaataagTGTTCCTAATTGTTTGTGTGCTCTGTGTATGTTAATATCGATAGGATCGAAAGAAGGCGACACTTCGGATCAGCTTTCTCTATTCACATTCTTACCCTCACATTAGAATGATTACACAATGCTGACAAAATATTGGAAAAATAACTAAATgaaaattattttaatgattgAAATATGCAGCCTATAAAAGCTAGCTTGTAACATTAATGCAGTCATTGGTTTTCATTagatccttttttttttttttaccttgattCACTTGTTTATAACATTGCCATCTTCATATTTGTATTAAACTATGACATTATTGACGGTCACAAAGAGACAGACAATTTGATCTGTGTTTGGATGAGATCTTGTGTGTAAAGCATAGAGATACAAAGAGGAGTTCACTTTCTATCTGCCATTATGgtatctgtgacagcatggataGCACCATTGAGGCCATCTCAATTTTAAAGCAGTACATTTTCTTTTGGTtgtatttgttatggatccccatttatttatttttttatttttttctggtGTCCAGCAACATAAGACAGTTACATACAGTTTAAAATACTACATCGCATTACATTTCATAATTTCCACCACCACATATTTACAGATtggcatgcatattattaatgttaactccctatgtatagccagttgtgctgccctgttctgggcaaattgcaattttcctaagtccctctttgtggcacctgaccacacgactgaacagtagtccaggtgcaacacaactagggcctgtaggacctgccttgttgatagtgctgttaagaatgcagagcaatgctttattatggacagacttctccccatcgtagctactgttgtatcaatatgttttgaccatgacagttaacCTATTTGAACAAACATTAAAAAGGGATGGCTTAATGTCATTTAAACCATGATATTGAGACAAAGTCCTTCGGCAAAGCCTGTACAGCCAACTACACTTTTAATCGTACACAAAACCAAGGAGAAAAAGCCAAACTTGTTGACTGTTTCTGGAGATGCGTGAAAAACAAACATATTAGGGGGTTAACATTAAAGTGGATAATAAGGTATTTATTAATTAAACAGTTGCAAATGTTAAAGGTGAGAGACCTGCCCTATGAAcatgggtcgtattcattaggcaccaaccGGGGGAAAAAACAAACTAAAACATGGAGGGACTGGGCCTCCCGAGTGTCGTCGCGGTCTAAGGCGctacatc
Above is a genomic segment from Oncorhynchus masou masou isolate Uvic2021 chromosome 12, UVic_Omas_1.1, whole genome shotgun sequence containing:
- the LOC135550768 gene encoding PRKR-interacting protein 1 homolog isoform X1, coding for MAVIKEKDGRPGKQPGKESQPLIIAKTPAEEQRLKLERLMRNPDKPAPIPDRPKEWNPRAPPEFVRDVMGSSAGAGSGEFHVYRHLRRREYQRQDFLDKMTEKQKMDLDYLDKVSDNQQAADERTAKRRKKREKLKQKKLMAKKAKQDANKGEDSEKSSSSSEEDDQEREAEDDAEAPSFVMGKR
- the LOC135550768 gene encoding PRKR-interacting protein 1 homolog isoform X2, translating into MAVIKEKDGRPGKQPGKESQPLIIAKTPAEEQRLKLERLMRNPDKPAPIPDRPKEWNPRAPPEFVRDVMGSSAGAGSGEFHVYRHLRRREYQRQDFLDKMTEKQKMDLDYLDKVSDNQQAADERTAKRRKKREKLKQKKLMAKKAKQDANKDSEKSSSSSEEDDQEREAEDDAEAPSFVMGKR